In Carassius auratus strain Wakin chromosome 48, ASM336829v1, whole genome shotgun sequence, the genomic window catcatccaaagcaaaccatggcttacagtcagattcagccgtttatttatgatccagaatcagatcccgaggctgaaactgaacgagagcagcagcagcaacgactcgctccgagcggggctcgaacccgggtctccggcatgggaggcggacgcactaacaaggaggcagagatattttaagcagttttactcaccgcctgcggttccaacacatgatcgtgaccctttttcgttgggattgcatcatccttaaggaataaacgatacgcaaatccgtcgtcaaactggccgttgtttgtaaaacaagcatcttcgaaatgcagggaacaaacaaaaacacttgcacagctccgttgatgctctgtaaaaataaactccatccactggtcccttaatgctgtttctcttttggtaatctgtgcagggttgtcttgccctggcaaccaaaaacacacttcttttgtgacattttgcgacgcatTCGCTCTGATCAGTCAATGTCTGTGCTCttagtgctctgctatacgggagtgcgcgcccTTCTGGGAGAAGTGCcattaggacccatataaggaaattccgctccatctaacgtcacacagagccatactcgaaaaaaactttccgaaacttgtgaccaaccggaaggagtattttgggaacaaaaatactccttcaaacgtacaacttaatttttgaaactttgtccatgtttagcatgggaatccaactctttaacagtgtaaaaaactcagtatgcatgaaatagcatttcacccccccccccccccaaaacatTTTGTGAATAATTTTAGACTTTGGTAGACTATTAATTTGGGGTTTTGCACTAATGTTataaatcctaaccctaaccctatgttataaaaatgcaatgaaatataaCCTTATCTAAAACTGCAAACATGCATGCACTGGTATTTCCTTTAGTACTTTATTTGTATTCTGACAGCAGTAATTCACATGATTAATTCTGCAGATCATCAGTGGTCTATCAGGTCATATTTATTATGCAACACTGCATCAGTTTGGCCACTGTAATGACTTGCTTTGTGCATACAGTAAGACGGTGATACATGAATACATTACAAGTGTAGGATGTGAACCAAAGACTTTCACTGACCCTTACTTTATCCAGGACACTGCTCTGTAAGGTCACAGTGTCCACTTTGAACACAAAGAGGTTTGATGCGGTTGAATGGAGTCTGTCAGTGCTGGCAAAGATTTATTATCTGCACTCTCACCAATAACTGCTTCCTTGACCGTTTCCTATTCGTATGGGAACTTTTCAACTCTTTCCTGCTGAAATAAGAGCAGCATCTGTCTCTATTTGACCCAGTTTCCTTAGTTCACATTCTTGGCACTGTTTTAGCTCTGAAATAACCTGAGACTTTCCCATGACCATGAGGACTCGGTTAAGAATGTTTAGCTGGAGAATATACCGGGGCATGTGCGCATTTAATGTGGCAAAAAGGTTTGTCATATCTGTGTCTTCTAGAGGGAGATGCTTCCGGATCTCCAGCCCCTGAAGCAGAGGCATCTGGGAGCCAGGATACACAGGGGACAGAGGGACCGTCATAAAGATCAAGAATGACCTGGAGGAGAGAGGAAAGCTGGGGAGTTCTCTCCTTTTCTCATTAAAATTCTCCTCATCTTTGCTCACCAGGCAGCAGTGAAGAGCCTCTTTCATAGACTGCCATTAAGGTGGACGTCCACCCATTGCATGCTGTCGAGTGCCTAAAAGACAGATGGAGAAGACACTGCCTTTGCAAACACCACTAAATGGGACGAATCTGTCGAGGACTGTATTCATTCACAGCACTGAGTGAGGGAAAAGATAGTTTTTTGTAACAGAGGTCGAACAGAAGCACAGGCGTTTTGATATTTTTCCAACCTAAACTTAAACTAAGCAGTTTAATCCTGTTGAGTTACTGGTTAAACAAATACTCAGAGCTACTGTAAACTATAAATTACCAAATATAGCCTTTTTGTTAAAGCTTATGACAAGGATGGCTcagttaaacaattattattattcttttttttttaaacaatgaccaCTACAGTTGAAGGATGTCTGATTATACAACATAATTCCCAGATATTACCTGAGGTCAGAAActtcattatataatattacacaaatgTAACATAATTAACAATGTTTGTGTAGTATCTGAGTTactgttttctgtgttttgtcAGATTCTCAGAAACACTCGTTGAAACACTGCATTTATATCGTGACCTATAAATAGAAGTACCTCGAAATAAACCGGAATGACATGATTGCTTTCAGTgtcttatttgtgtatttatttttaagttgggtgttgatgtatttaaatgaaaagtCTATTTGCATTGTCTTTCCATTTCTCAAATTTAGGAAAATTATGATACAAGTAAGGGATAAATAGCCAACCATAAGGAACCACACAAGCATTCAGAtgcaaatttatttgtattgatCGTTTATACAGTGACAAATCTCTCAGACCCTTCCTTCCCACATTTATAGTCCGTATGTTTTCCTATGCAGTTCACATTATACACAAAACGTAAAATCTGACAATTATTTTTCACTAGGCTGATAAACTCCAAACCTGAGTTACTTGAATAGTCTTTTGGTAAGTGCCCTCTGGTGTTAGAACAAAGGAAAGAAAATTAAAAGGGGTTTTGCACAACATTTCATCATAAAACATCTAATAACTTTAATATCAATAGGTTtgtatattgcatataaaatatacattagatAAAAACCATACATAAGATCATATTCTGGTTTAATGTTTTGGATTTATACATTATTTCCATTGTAAAATTGTAGAATACAGCTGAGGTACTATTTAATTTCTTTCTCATAGCACCATTCACGTTACACAGCTTAACATCCTTCATACGAAGACTTGACATTATGGTCATATTCTGTGCATATACTGAGAATAGCATAACGTATAGTGGCTTGAGTAAATATGAAATAAGACCAATATTTAATGTTACATGATTAttacaatatttgtaataaaaatgatGTAGATGAAAGGCAACATCGTTTGGTCAAAACCAGTATGCTGTAACGGCGGTTAATGAAAtgacaataaattacatttgtaacataaatgGCATGTTAACTTCTAAagctgaatcttttttttttgaagatgttgACGTATGagctttattatttttgtgtaaataatattttgctgAGGAACGCGTTTACGAGTTCTCCGGTTTCAAGGAATCAGGATCCACAATGGAAAGGCAAATGTCCTGAAAGGATGTGCCCGCTGCACTCTTGTTGTGCTGGCTACAAAAGCCTGTGCTTTCCTGCATGCCATAAGCCTGTTTGAGTTGTTCAAGAAGCTCCTCTTTCTCCTTTGCGGGAAGAAAGCAGGACTTAGCTGCATTTATATTCTGCAAAAACAGAAGCGGACAGGAAAATACTCAGTCACTTCTTTGCAATGATTTGGTTATATCAGAGTCCATTCGAGAGCCTGTTTTGGCAAATTGTGTCTTACCAGTCTCTTGAATTCCTCTTCAGTGAAGTCCATATATTGCTTCACCACCTGATAGTCCGAGTTCAAGGTGGAGTCAAAGATGGTGGGGTCATCTGTGTTTAAGGAGTAGTTCGCTTCATCCTTCTTGAATCTGAAATACAGAACAATACATTTCAAACTTGAACTAGTTAACTCTGGCTCATTTTAAACCCCGGGTAAATTGAATCCTAGGTTATATGACTTTGGCCACCTATACTGCCAAAATGGCCAGAAACAACACTGCTACCAAAGTTAACCATTAATCCTGGGTATACATAAACTCACGTTTCAAACTGTACATTGCCAAAACCTGTTCTTTTTACATAATAGCATTGTTTTGCCAGTGTCACTGATTGGACAAATGCTGCATGCGTGTTctcatatatattgttttgttttttcatgaatGGACTTTTCAGAATATCAAGGTAAGAATCCAATTCACTCGAATTCATGTGTTTTCTGTCAACATTTGACTTTTTCCCCTTAAACTACCATGGCGTTTAGTTGACCGTCCAAAGCGCACAAATATGATGCTAAGTCTGGCACCTCAAACGAGGCACTACCCATGCTCTGCAGTAGGCTTTCATAACAACATGTGCAAAGTGGTGCTAACCTAATGAACAAATGTGAAACGTTTCTTAAGCAGATAAAACTGAGGTTTAGACCAATGATAACCCGGGGTTAAGTGCAGTGTGAAAAGCCTAGCATGAATCGTCCAGTTTAATTCTGTAATGCAccatatttctgagtgaaacatgCTAGGTACAAAACCATACCTGATGCATTAGATGGTGAAATGCAACAGAAATTgagtcagaatgagagtttgcTAAAGCAGTGCTAAAATAACTATTTGGAGATTTGTTAACATTATCTAATAGCCTAACTATTGTTACTGAAAAGGTGGGATAACATGTACCAACAAATAGTTCACAATATGACCAGGAAcgtgcattaaaaaaagtaaacattagaGCAAATAAACTTATTCTCACGTGATGAGAGGATGTTTGGTGAAGTCTTCCTTACAGGCTTTTGTCAGTCTGCTAGAGACGGGACATATctagagaaacacacacaacatcaggATCATAGGGACAAATGTAGATTAATAACCATCTTTAAACACCTGAGAAATATTCTggtaacaaaaatctaaatattattacactGAGAGTGTCCGGTGACTCCATTTATAAAGAGATATTTAAATAATGTCCCCTAGAGGGCagtgtaatattacattttataaaacccAGTTTCTCAGTCTCGTTtctggcttaaaaaaaaattaattctcattccgacacacacacagggccactgctggccaaatgggtgtcctaagcaggattgtattgttgtgccccctttctcaattgtagctctcgatatttacctatggctataacttcattatgactctaatttatttttgtagtctcaagcattcagaatcatccaaaagaaaattaagtagttttactatgataaaaccatgttttattttttgtaagggttgtgatagccacgttttttttgttgaagaaattataaagtaTGTCATCTATAACAAAAAGATGATATTTGAATTACATTTGTGTATaatagcctaaacaaggatttgatcgtcctgtaagtgtaacagcagcaatcgcCAGGCCTTTGGCAAATTTGCGATTGAGCCCAATAAATTGTGGAAAAGTAGCATCATTTACATATGatctacagtttattttaataaatatcaaaaatgtaaaaggtgtgcattatagttgacacctagatgaacaattacagttgtttttatgactgtaagtcattctcttcaaatgctttAGACGTTAGAAATGtgtatcgcatgtaactttagagaccctAAATTTGCGAATAtcaaatgtccaatgtcaagctaACTTTATgcctatttttgtttgtttctttcttttgttttcttttctctgtgccggattgctgacgTTTTTTAACAGgacatagatgtccatccatcaattatgaacattaagcagcaaacatgaggtgcgagcggtcccCCTCCCCCGGGAGTTGGTACCCTACGCAGACTGCGTACTCTGTGTATAGGGAGCAGCGGTACTGCACTCACCTGCACTCAGGTCATGGAGCACACTCTTAATGAACTAACGAGCCGTTACATAAGAAAGATATCAGTAAAGTAAGAACTCACAATGTATGTAATAAGCTCTGGTTatcagtgaattattattatttttttttaagataatatctgtaagtgtgtgtgtgctcttgttttagTGACATATCAGGACAACTTTGTATAGCTTTGGTTGAATGCAATAAGGCATACAGACTGGATGGAGATGAACATAAATAATGCTCGTGTTTGCAGTGCACACTTCATATCAGGTAAAATAATCTATGCATATGAACTGGTGTGTTGGTTTTATCTAGtaaatcagcaagtttctgttttataggtGAAAAGTCGCCAACCTTAAGCGCACTAgctagtttaaatgttaaacaaacataCAGCGATAGAtgtgagtgaagtgaagtgacattcaaccaagtatggtgacccattctcagaatttgtgctctgcatttaacccatccgaaatgcacacacacagagcagtgaacacacacacactgtgagcacacacccagagcagtctGGTGCAACATGAAGATAAACATGATGCATTGTAAACTTATGCATAATAACAGCATTTTTATCAGACTAATGATATGAATGTATGTTGGTGTATATGTCAAAGTGATTTCTGTAACTGTCAGGAAGCTGCCATCTAGTCTTAcctcaaaatgcattttttgttgGAGCAGTTGTTTATACAGCGCTTGGTCTTCAAGCGTGTGGTATCCATGTCCAATGCGCTCTGCTTTCAGGACTTCAACTGCCTGCAGGGTGTAAACACATTATGGGAAGGGTTGGCACATAGTTTCAGATCCGAAGATGTTTTCTTGTGTAATGATATTTAGAAAAAGGAGCTGAGTGGTagtgtttttttctgaaatatctgTCTTTTTTGATTTAGTACTTGGGAAGGAAATGTACTACTCAGACAGAAGTTCCTCACAGAATAACTGTAAAGCTGATAGTTAAGAACAGCCTCAGCACTGTTTACACAATTTTCCATCTGTACAATAGCAGATAGCAGATGGGGAATCGTTCTGTTTTTGTGAGAAGCACATTTTGAGTGGTTACTGCATTCCTGCTGAATAGATTATAATAAATGCTGAGCAAAAGAGGAAACTCATACCTCCTTCACCACACTGGCACGGCCCACTTCTCCTGCATGCACAGTTCTGTGCACCTCACTTCTGACAGCTTCCTATCAAAAACAAAACCGTGAATTCACAGAACAATACCAGCAATAACCGTTTGTCTGCAGATGGGATAAAAGCACCAAGCAGTCTCCAAACACAGCATCTGTAACATGCACTCTGTTATTCTTGCCTAATTAAACAAAATTTATAACTGTCAAACAGTGTTTGTAAGCTGAAGCTTAGATCAACGGATGATAGAGAACTTGTTTCGTTTCCTGAACATCTCAGCTGTGGCTTTTAGCATGTGAATGGTCTAAACAGATGTCTCTTTGTTATCTAAATGATGATTTATATAAGAGTTTACAAGccaacaatataaatgtaaatctctTAAAAGTTATAAATGCATCAACTAATCAAAGTTTTATTGTGATGTTAGACTTGTTCATGTAAAGCACTTCAAATTGTGTGCAAAGTGATTTGTTTTAGCTAGAAAGGGAACTCAAGGAAAAAGAAGACCTTGACAAAATGGTATGTGGATAAGACATATGGTTATCATTTATGTTCTGTCAAATTCTGAGAATCCTGTGCAGGCAGTTTCATAACAGACCTCATAAAGATGAGTTTAATCTCTCACTAGATGATCTGCTGAGAAAAATGCAGCCGGAGACGTTTATCAGGTTTCTTGCAGCTCTTATGGAGGATGTGTGGTTTCTTACCTCAAATGCGTTCCTGTGTCCTGAGAATTCCTTACACTCAATGGATTCATCTCCTGCTAGGTCTATTGCCACAACTCCATCTTTACGATACTTCTTGCACAGCTCGACCACTTCCATAGACCAATCTACAGCAGTAATAAGCATCAGATTATAACAGTCCATGATTTGGTTGTGTTATCATTTCCTCATAAATGCTGCATATAAGCTGATAATTACATGGTTTGGATGATGCATTAATTCCATAGAATATTATAGATTTATAGTGTGCACATAAATGCATCTTAATAAATGCATCtatatgtatagagagagagagaaatttctTAAGAATTCAGCTGTCAtagaaataatttacaaattaaaattcattcaaaatgtaaaatggttatttttaattgtaatatttcaaaatagatTAATATTTTGACTTAATAAATGCATCCTTAATGTAAAAAAgctacttctttcaaaaacaacaaatcttacaaccccaaatttttaaacagcagtgtaGAAGACAAATCTCTTCAGTTTCAAGTGTTACATGAATTGTGTGTCTATTTACAAAACACAGTGCGCATGAATCACCAAGGCTTTCTAATTCACTACAGCATTTCGAAACAGTCCATCTTGACTGAATttaagagggggaaaaaaatctgagcCAATCCGCAGGCGGTTTCGGGCAGTGCTGTGATTAATGAAGGATGACAGTTAGAAAACGTCTCTCAAACACACAGAACGCTGGGTGGGGAAGAGGTGAGAGTGCATTACTTGGCATGTGACGCATGCAGCACAGAATGGACCTGACTTTGATTTTGAAGgccttctctccctctctgaaCCCCTTGTTCACCAGGTCCACCACATCATCAGGAGTGATGTCTCCTCTGGGAGGAAGAGGGGAGGACAGGCaagaacaaaaacaagaacaggGTTATTGTGCAAGAGAAAATGTAAACCAGCATTATGTAACATATAAGAACAATAAACAATACATGGCATTAAACAGCTTTTGATTAGAGCAAATATGGTACACATACGGTTCTTGGTTCCAAGGTAGAGGATCCACTCCCTTGTTGGCCAGCAGATGAGGGCTGTATCTGGCTTCAACATAGATCACTCTCTCTTTGGCCTTTGTCTCTACAAACTCATAAGCTATTCTCTTGATGGCCTCTCTGTCCCCTCTGCAGATGGAAAATGAAACCGATAAGATACCATGATAACCCCAGCCCTTCGCTAGCTTCAAGGCCTACAGAGTCATCATCCCTCGCTACCTTCaagaaacatgtttgtgtgtgtaatactgtatatagtaCAGTCATGGCCACAGTTTTGGCAGTGACAcaacattttgtgttttgatAAGTTTGCTGCTTAATAGATTGTATGGGTTTGTTCACTCTTGGCCAGGGACGGGTGCAATGTTCCCTCTAATTTTCCCTAAATTTTTCTTGCTAAGCAAAACTTTTTTCTATAGAGCAGACATTTCGTCCACCTGAGCAAAAACATTCTTCATACTGTACCAGACCAGTACaacttttaactttaatgtgctatttgtattaaatgtgtaACTTTAATATGCTTGTATTTAATTTGACCTTTGACAAAATGATGTATATTTTAGGTTGCCTAAGagctttctatttattttttttattacagtataatgcactgccattcaaaagtttgggatcaataATGTTTATTAAAGCAGTTTCTTATGCTTATAAAGGCTATatctatttgataaaaataaagaatattatttcacaaaataatattgtgaaatattattgcaatttaaaataaaagttttctattttaatatactttaaaatagaatgtattcctgtgaagcaaagctaaACTTTtatcatcatttctccagtcttcagtgtcacatgatcttcagaaatcattctaatatgctgaattattatcagtgctggagaCTGTTCTGCTATTTCTGCTGTTCTGCGATATTTTTTGGGACGTgatattttttcatgattctttgataactaaaatgttaaaaagaacagtgtttatttaaaatatacattttgtgttACAATATGCACTACTATTCAAAATTTTgtggtcagtaattttttcttaaaaagaaaatctaataaaattttatatgacactgaagactggaggaataatgttgaaaattcagctttgcttcacaggaataaattatattttagagtaTATTAAAAAAGGGAAACCAATATTAGAAATTGCAATCATGTACTGCCGTGCACATCATTCTCTTTCTATTAAACCTGTAAACCGCATTCACCAGTTATCAACTCTATAGCGGTTTACCCAAGCATTGCAATTCATTCGCTTTCGCAAATGGCTTTCCCAACTCAATTATTTGTGTGCACGGCACATAATTTTTTTCTACGAGGTTGCGTGCAGCTTAGAGGGAACATTGGGTGGATTGcaaaaatgtcactttttttttgttttgtttgtttttaaatatcatgattttatcacaaatctttgtcatgttggcttttctattttgcaagctgtttgagcaaTACAGTCAAacttccctattataaagacaaagccttttacggtcaaaatatgaaaaagtatgatGGATATTTAGGCCAGAGTTGGTGAagataaaaatgtcattattttatcagttattaaaaaatgagaacaaagatacacattacaaatacacaaaatcgGTGTATTTAGTATGAGCATTCAACaaactgaatgaacaaatataaaaataaaacactatattcaatgattcctattaaagcaactgtattaaagttttCAGTCAAGCgtattgagtgattttttttttattaacattaaaggaataattcagccaaaaatttaaatagattagtgttttatttttcatatcttcatgtactcactcaaaagttgttttaaacctgaatgagtttccttcttctgctaaatgtaaatgctaTTTTGAAGAAGGTGGAAAACCAGACAGATGCTGGTTCAcagcagagatgctcacaagtctctgagctagagtccaagtcaagtctcaagtctctgagctagagtccaagtcaagtctcaagtctctgagctagagtccaagtcaagtctcaagtctctgagctagagtccaagtcaagtctcaagtctctttattatattaagtctctggttataataaatgttgcatcacgtacagcgacccatccaagctgcttagaacactgcatagctatatataaggaattcaaagcatgtaatatgttattatgacaactctatctattagcatacaatatcaactttgattttggtatataatcagtgtaaacaggctattgcaacatgacagaaacaccaagaatgctttacttttaagttaatatctgtattttgcatttatggattcagtaatggccttctgtctgtcctggctgtatagctgcacacctcttgtctggcttaagaatgaacaaagctacgctgacttatgttattcatacaatacctactcacaaataaacatcaaaaacaaagccggctgcaatgaatttctgtgcaaaacagcttttactacaaacacttccacacaagaacattatcacacaagaacattttgatagagaaccaaaaatatttaaagtagataaaattagaataaataaaatggaaatgtctacatactattactactgtaaactttgcagataggacatcagccccttcaagtcaatgaacaataacaaagtgggctgcaatgaatatctgtgcaaaacgtcatggctccgctcctacccaatgacagaggcacgcaggtttttttccactggagtactcatgtgaaggatgcgtgcacaactaataactaatatcatcacgctataaagggttggcctgcgctgggtgcacccctccccctataactgttctgtctcgcggaggagctcatttgtgtgcatctgtgtgaaacacgcgctctgaaac contains:
- the LOC113065439 gene encoding adenosine deaminase-like, which translates into the protein MAEKSGKPEFDQPKIELHVHLDGAIRIKTIIEVAKRRGITLRASSEDEMRELCIMHKPGTLTEFLGKFDHYMHAIAGDREAIKRIAYEFVETKAKERVIYVEARYSPHLLANKGVDPLPWNQEPGDITPDDVVDLVNKGFREGEKAFKIKVRSILCCMRHMPNWSMEVVELCKKYRKDGVVAIDLAGDESIECKEFSGHRNAFEEAVRSEVHRTVHAGEVGRASVVKEAVEVLKAERIGHGYHTLEDQALYKQLLQQKMHFEICPVSSRLTKACKEDFTKHPLITFKKDEANYSLNTDDPTIFDSTLNSDYQVVKQYMDFTEEEFKRLNINAAKSCFLPAKEKEELLEQLKQAYGMQESTGFCSQHNKSAAGTSFQDICLSIVDPDSLKPENS